The following DNA comes from Mycobacteroides immunogenum.
TAGTCCAGCACCAGCGGAATCCGGCCGACCACTTCGACGGAGCCGAAATCGTGGTCGGCGATCACCTGGCCGTCGGGCCCGTGGAAGCCGAAGCCGGTGAGCACCCGGTTGAACGCCTGCGCCCCGGCCGAGGCGTTACCCGCCACGCCGTTGACGTTGTACGTGGTGAGACGACCGTCGACGGCGTAATCCAGCGTTTTCGCCGCCGAGGTCCAACACGAGGTCAACAGCCCCGCCGCGAGCAGCACCGTGGTGGCGATGGCGCCGATTCGCGCGATTCGTTGAGCCCCGGTCCGTGCTGGACTTCGTGAATCCATCAGTGCCGCCGCACGTTTCGCTTACCTTGAGGGCGGGCGCCGGGCTTGGGTTTGGCGGGGCGGACTCCGGCTGCGGGGACATCGGAGGCGGTCGCCTTCACTGCCTTTGTTCCTGAGGCGGCGTCGGCCAGCTGCGGCGCGTCCGGCTTACGACGGCTCAGCACCTTCTTGGTATGGCTGGCCACCAGGTCGGTGCGTTCACGCAACGCCACCAACAGCGGGGTGGCGAAGAAGATCGACGAATAGGTACCCACCAAGATGCCGACCAGCTGAACCAGCGCCAGGTCCTTCAGCGTGCCCACACCCAGCAGCCAGATGGCGACCACGATGAGCGAGAGCACCGGGATGGCCGAGATGAGGCTGGTGTTGATGGACCGCATGAACGTCTGGTTCACGGCCAAGTTGGCGTGCTCGGCATACGTGCGCCGCGACGTGTGCTGGAAACCGTGGGTGTTCTCTTCCACCTTGTCGAACACGATCACGGTGTCGTACAAGGAGAATCCAAGGATGGTCAGCAGACCGATCACCGTCGCGGGGGTGACCTCGAAGCCCACCAGCGAGTACACGCCGGCAGTGACCAGCAGGTCGAAAACCAGCGCGGCCAGCGCGGCCAGCGACATGTAACGCTCATAACGCACGGCGATGTAGATGCCGGCAAGTACCAGGAACACCGCTAGCGCGAGGATCGCCTTGTTGGTGATCTGACTACCCCAGGTCCCCGACACCGTCGAATCGCTGATGGCGTTGATGGACGGCTTGCCGTCCGGCCCCTTCGGCGCGAACTTGTCGAAGAGCGCCTTGTGCAGCTTCGCCGATTCGTCGTTGTCGAGAGTCTCGGTGCGGATCTGAATCGAAGCCGTCGCACCGCTGCCCGTCACGACCACCGATTCGGCGTCCCGTCCCAGTGTCTGGCTGAAGACGTCCTCGGTCTGCTGGACGGTGGCCTCACCCTTCGGGAACGACACCTTGGTGCCGCCCTTGAAGTCGATGCCGAAGGCGAACCAGTTGATCGCGATGGACAGGATCGCGATCAACATGAAAGCGCCACTGATCCCGAACCACAGCTTGCGCTTGCCGACCACGTCGACCGCTCCGGTTCCGGTGTACAGGCGGTACAGGAATCCGTGTTCGGGTGCGGCGCTATTGGCTTCAACCGCCGTAGATTTGGGTTCCTTGGCGGTGCTTTCCGTGGCTTCCTTGGCGTCGTCCACGACATCCTTGTCGGTGCCGTTGCCGTTGCTCACTGTGCCGTTGCTGGTACTCATGCGTGTGCTGCCGCCTTACGTTCGCGGGCAATCTGCTGGACCGCGCCGAGCCCGTTGTACGCGGGCTTGGACAGGGTCGCGGACTTCGAGGACAGGTAAACCAGTGGCCATGTCACCAGGAAGACCACGACCACGTCGAGGATGGTGGTGAGCCCGAGGGTGAACGCGAAGCCCTTGACCTGCCCGATGGCCAGGATGTAGAGCACCACGGCGGCCAACAGGGTTACCGCGTTACCCGACAGAATCGTCTTACGGGCACGAGCCCAACCGCGCGGTACCGCCGAGCGGTAGGAACGGCCTTCTCGTATCTCGTCTTTGATGCGCTCGAAGAACACCACGAACGAGTCCGCGGTGGTTCCGATACCGATGATCAAACCGGCGATACCCGCGAGATCGAGGGTGTACGAGATGTATCTACCCAGCAGAACCAGGATCGCGAACACCATCGCACCGGAGGCCACCAGCGAGAGCGCGGTCAGCAGGCCCAGGACGCGGTAGTAGATCAGCGAGTACAGCAGCACAACCGCCAACCCGATGCCACCCGCGATCAAACCCGCCTTGAGCGAAGTCAATCCCAGTGTCGCCGAAACAGTTTCGGCATCGGAAGATTCGAACGAGAGCGGCAGCGAACCGTACTTGAGTGCGGCGGCCAGCTGCTTGGCCGAGGCGGACGTGAACTGCCCGCTGATCTCAGTCTTGCCGCCCGGGATCGGCTCACGAATCGCCGGCGCGCTGATCACCTTGGAGTCCAGGGTGAACGCCGTCTGGGTGCCCTGCTGCCAATGTGAGGAGGTGTAGTCCGCCCAGACCTTTGCGCCGGTGGGCTTGAATTCCATGCTCACCACATAGATACCGCGCTGCTGATCCAGACCCGAGCTGGCGTCCTTGATCTCTTCACCGCTGATGATCGACTTGTCCAGCAGGTATGCGGCCTTTCCGCCTCCACTGTCGTCGCCACAGGTGACCAACGGCAGGTTGGGGTCGTCGTTCCCGGCCAGCGGGTCGTCGGAGTCATAGCAACGCGAGGCCTGAACCTGCAGGGCCAGCATCTGAATCCGCGGGTCCTCGCTCTGCCTGATCTGCTTCTCGAAGTCGATCAGCTGCTTGCGTTCCTCACCGCTACCCGGCTTCGGCGGCAGATCGGCGGGAGGCGCCGGAGCCGTTGTCGCGTTCGGGGTGGCCGGCTGCGTCACCGGGGCAGGCGGCGGTGGCGGTGGCGTGGTGGTCTGCGCCGGGTACGGCCGCGGCTGCGGTTTCGGAGAGGCAGGCGCGGGCTTACCCGCGGGCTGCGGCGGCGCTCCTTCGCCGGCGGGGGCCGGTTGGCGCCCCTGCGGGGGTGCCCCGGCGCCCGGCTCCGGGCTTTCCTTGGGCTGAGCGGGTACCGCCTGCACGACGGGCCGGATGTAGAGCTTTGCGGTCTGGCCGAGGTTGCGGGCCTCGCTGCCGTCATTTCCGGGGACCGTGATGACCAGGTTGTCGCCGTCGATGATGACCTCGGACCCGGACACACCGAGACCGTTGACGCGCGCATTGATGATCTGCTGCGCCTGCGTCAATGCTTCCTTGGTCGGCTTGGAACCGTCGGGGGTGCGTGCCGTCAGGGTGACACGGGTGCCACCCTGCAGATCGATGCCGAGCTTGGGTTTTGGCTGCTTATCGCCGGTCAGAAACACCAGCAGATAGGCGCCAATGAGCAGCACCAGGAAGGCACCGAGATAGCGCATGGGATGCACAGGGGCCGATGACGAGGCCACGTGTCCGGTCTCCTTGCTTGTCGAGGGCGGGTCGGGGAGCTTTCGGGGGTTTTGAGCAAAGGCGAAAGCCGCTACTCCTTGGTCAGCTCGACCCCGCTGCTCTCGACGTCGCGAACCGTTCCGTCGCCGGCGGCTGCACTGTCTTCAACCTCGTCCACGATCTTGTCCCGGACGGCGAGCTTCATCCAGCGGGTCACCACACCCGGCGCGATCTCCAGATCCACCGTGTCGTCGGTGACGGCGGTGATGGTGCCCTGCAGGCCTGACGTGGTGTGTACCCGGTCGCCGATCGCCAAGGACTCGTGCAGCTCGATGGTGGCGTCGAGAGCCTTGCGCTGCCGCCGGTTCGCAAAGAAGAGGAATGCGCCCATAACGAGGATGAGCGGCAAGAAGACAATGATCGATTCCATGGCGGCTTTCGGGGTTCTTTCCGTTGGGTCTTCACGAGGTCAAGCGCGGTCAGCGTGAAATGAGCACGCGACAAGTCACCAGTGTGCCATCTGACTCTGTGGAATCGACGCGAACCCCGTGCCCGCAGGGGCGCTGGTGTCGCCTCACTCGAACAGGCCGACCTGGCCCAGCAGCTGCGGCGGCGGGGTCAGGCCCAGATGCGTCCACGCCAAAGGTGTCGCCACCCGTCCGCGTGGCGTGCGGGCCAACATCCCGGCGCGCACCAGGAACGGCTCGCACACCTCTTCCACGGTGGTCGACTCCTCCCCGACTGCCACCGCCAGTGTCGACAGACCCACCGGGCCACCGCCGAAACTGCGTGTCAGTGCGGTGAGCACCGCCCGGTCCAGACGATCGAGCCCCAGCTCATCGACGTCGTACACCGCCAGGGCTGACTTGGCGACGCCCACCGTGATGACGCCGTCCGCGCGCACTTCCGCGTAATCACGGACGCGGCGCAGCAAGCGGTTGGCGATGCGTGGCGTGCCGCGCGAGCGCCGCGCGATCTCGGTACCGGCGTCTGCTCCCAGTTCAATGCCCAGGATGCCCGCCGAACGGGCCAGCACCAGCTCAAGCTCATCGGGTTCGTAGAAGTCCATGTGGGCGGTGAACCCGAACCGGTCGCGCAGCGGCCCGGTCAGCGATCCCGATCGGGTGGTGGCGCCCACCAGCGTGAACGGCGCCACTTCCAGGGGGATGGACGTCGCGCCGGGGCCCTTACCCACGACGATGTCGACCCGAAAATCCTCCATGGCCAGGTAGAGCATTTCCTCGGCAGGCCGGGCGATGCGGTGAATCTCGTCGATGAACAGCACATCGTGTTCCACCAGATTGCTCAACATGGCCGCCAGATCGCCCGCGCGCTCCAGCGCCGGGCCCGACGTCACCCGCAGCGATGAGCCCAACTCGGCGGCGATGATCATGGCCAGCGAGGTCTTGCCCAATCCGGGCGGCCCCGACAGCAGGATGTGATCCGGCGTGCCGCCGCGATTCTTCGCGCCGGACAACACCAGGTCCAACTGTTCGCGTACCCGCGGCTGGCCGATGAACTCACGCAGCGACTTGGGACGCAACCCCGCGTCGACATCGTTTTCGCCGACAGTCAGGGCACCGGACATGTGGGCATCGTCGAAGCCGTCATCGTCGGCACCACCAAGATGGTCGGACTCGCGGAAAGGACTCATCGCGTCTTACCCAGCAGCGCCAGGGCCGACCGCAACACTCCGGAGACATCGGCGGGCGTCTCCGCCTGGTTTTCTTGGGACAGAACGGTATCGGTGGACTGTTCGGCCTGCTTGGCGGCAAATCCGAGACCGATCAGCGCCTCGATGACCTGAGTCCGCACCAGCGACGGGCTGCCGCGACCCAGATCGGTGGATCCGCCCGGCGCGGCCGCCACCTTCTCACGCAACTCGAGCACCAGACGCTCGGCGCCGCGTTTACCGATGCCCGGCACCCGGGTGAGGGCGGCGACATCGCCGTCGGCCAAGGCCTGGCGCAGACTCGGTGCGTCGTACACCGCGAGGGTGGCCATTGCGATCTTGGGTCCCACGCCGGAAACCCCGAGCAGCGTCATGAAGAGGTCGCGGGCATCAGTGTCGGTGAAGCCATAAAGCGTCATCGAATCTTCGCGCACGATCATCGCCGTGATCAGCCGAATCTGCGTGCCGCGGCGCAGTGTCGAGAGCGTCGCCGGAGTGGCGTTGACGCGGTATCCCACCCCGGCCGCCTCGATCACCACATGGTCGAGCGCGATCTCGATGACCTCGCCGTTGACCGATGCAATCACGCCGCACTCCGTTTCCTACGCGGACGGGCCGTCACCGAACCGCCGCCTTCATCCGGGCCGCGAAGGCCTTCCGTTGTTTCTCGGCCGCGGCTTCCGCCTTGGCCATTCTGGCGAGCATCGGCGCACGCCAGCAGTGACAGATTGCCAGGGCCAGCGCGTCGGCGGCGTCGGCCGGCTTTGGCGCTGCCTGCAGGTTGAGGATGCGCGTGACCATTGCCGTCACCTGGGATTTATCGGCCCGCCCGTTGCCGGTGACGGCCGCCTTGACCTCCGACGGGGTGTGGAAGTACACCTCGATCCCCCGTTTGGCCGCACAGAGCGCAATCACGCCACCGGCCTGCGCGGTGCCCATCACAGTGGAAACATTCTGCTGCGCGAAGACGCGCTCGATCGCGACCACTTCCGGCCGGTGGGTGTCCATCCAATGTTCAACGACCTCACTGATCGCCAAGAGTCGTTGCGGCAGAGGCTGATTGGCGGGGGTACGCACGACATCGACGTCCAGGGCCACCACCTTGCGACCCGAGGACGCCTCGACCATGGACAGACCGCACCGGGTAAGCCCCGGGTCGACTCCCATCACGCGCACGCGTCAGCCCTCTCGCTGTAGAACAGTTGTTCGATCAGCATATCGAGGAGATTCCGCTATTGGACGAACAACACGCGAGGGCGCTGCAAATGTCAACGCTCGTTGGCCTAAGCTCAGCGCATGCCCCCCGAACCTCGGCGATCGGATGCCACCCGCGCAGCCATCCTTGAGGCTGCTCAGGAGCATTTCGCCAGTGTCGGCTACGAGAAGGCAACCATACGGGCCATCGCCGCCACCGCGGGCATCGACCCCTCCCTGGTCATGCGCTACTACGGCAACAAGGGCAAGCTGTTCATGTCAGCGGCCGACTTCGACATTCACCTGCCTGAGGACCTGGCCGACATGCCACGCTCCGAACTCGGGGCGATGCTCGTCAAGCATTTCCTCGAGAGATGGGAACAGGACGACACCATGGTCGCGCTCATGCGCGCCACCGTGTCGCAGGAATCGGCACGCGCACGCATGGCCGATCTGTTCACCAGCCAGATGGTGCCGGAAATCGAGGCATTGACCACCGACCGCGCCCTGGAGCGCGCCACACTCATCAGCACGCAGATGATCGGTTTGGCCATGTGCCGGTACGTAATACGACTCGGCGACGTGCCGAATATGACGCACGAACAAATCATCGAGCTGGTCGCCCCGACCATCCAGTACTACCTGGACTGCCCGTGGGACTGCGGAGCGTGTTAGTTCGCTCCCTCAGCGTTGCGAACCTTCAACGTCCCACGCTCGTCGACCAGCGAGAAGTAGATGGCGCTCATGACCACGAAGACAGCGGTCCAGATCAGCAGCGCCACTGAGTTCACCGCGAACGCCTCACCCAGCAGTACCGCGACGACACCGGTGACCAGCGGGCTACGCACGTGACGGCTGCCAGGCTGATCGAACAGTGCGACGGTGCGGGTGACCAGGAACAAGCCCGCCGCGATCAGCAGGGTTCCAATCACCGTCGCGGTCATCGACATCTGATCCGACATCCACGAGGGCACCTCGGCACCTGTTCCGTACAGGATGACGAGCGGAACTACGACCGCCACCGCGAAGGGCACCGCGAGTACGGAGCGCGTGGTGTGCCACCGGGTAACCGACTCGGACGCCGGGGCGACTGTTTGTGTGGCCATGACGGGCCTCCCCTCACTTCTTTGGATGTCTTAGATGTACGCCTACCTGACATAGGCTGTCAACAGTTGTTGACCAACAGTCGTTGACGTCACAATAAACGCCGACCAGTGACGTTTGATTCCCGGCAGCCGGCACGATTCAGGGCCGGGGTGTGTGGCCGATTACTGTCGACGGCGTGTCTGCCGGAAAACTGCCCAGCGAGAAATTGATTCAGTGGTGGCCGCCCCTCGGCGTGGTCACGATGCTGGTGCTCGGATTCTCCGTGGGTAAGGGCACCACACCTCTTGACACCTGGTTTTTCGAGGCGACCCAGGTTGTGTTCGGGGTCCAGCCACGCTGGCTGCTGTTCTTCACCGACTGGGAGTTTCTTGTGCCGGTGCTGGTGGTGTGCGTCGGATTCGAGCTGTACCGGCGGCGCTGGCGGGTAGCAGCCGTCGTGCTTGCCTGCCCGTTTGTCGCGAATTGGACCACTCAGGCGACCAAGATGCTGGTCGGCCGCGAGAAGGGCGGCGGTTACCTCGCCTACCCCAGCGGCCACACCACCTTGGTGGTGGCGGTCATGGGCATGCTGGTACTGGTCGCCGGCGGAGCCCTATGGGCATACATCATCGCCGTGATTGTCAGCACGTTCGGGCTGCTGGGGCAGGTCGCCTGCGGCTACCACTACTTCACCGACACCGTCGGTGCCGTACTCGTCACCACCGCGGTGGTGACGTTGGCGATATGGGCCGCTGGTCAGTCTTCGTCGAGCGCGGCCAGCACCTCGTCGGACAAGTCCACGTTGGTGTAGACGTTCTGGACGTCGTCGCTGTCTTCCAGCGCGTCGACCAGCTTGAACACCTTGCGGGCGGTCTCGACGTCGACGGGCACGCTCATCGACGGCTGGAAACTGGCTTCCGCCGATTCGTAGTCGATTCCGGCTTCCTGCAGCGCCTGACGGACGGCGACCAGGTCGGTGGGCTCAGAGATGACCTCGAAAGTCTCGCCCAGGTCGTTGACCTCCTCGGCGCCAGCCTCCAGCACTGCCGTCAGCACGTCGTCCTCGGCCAGGCCGTTCTTCTCCAGCGTCACCACGCCCTTGCGGGAGAACAGGTACGACACCGAACCCGGATCGGCCATGCTGCCACCGTTGCGCGTCATCGCCACCCGCACCTCACCGGCGGCGCGGTTACGGTTGTCACTCAGGCACTCGATGAGCACCGCGACGCCGTTGGGGCCGTAACCCTCGTACATGATGGTCTGCCAGTCGGCGCCACCGGCTTCTTCGCCGGCTCCACGCTTACGGGCCCGCTCGATGTTGTCGTTGGGCACCGAGGTCTTCTTGGCCTTCTGAATGGCGTCGTAGAGCGTCGGGTTGCCGGCCGGATCTCCGCCGCCCGTACGTGCGGCGACCTCGATGTTCTTGATCAGCTTGGCGAACTCTTTGCCACGGCGCGCGTCTTTGACGGCCTTCTGATGCTTGGTGGTGGCCCACTTGGAATGGCCGCTCATGTACCCCTGTACTACTTTCTCTAGGTTCTGTCGCACTTCTGCGCTGCCCGAGTGTACTCGCGCACCTAGGCTGAACCACATGACTGTCCTGGTGAAGGACCCCATTGTCGACGCGGTACTGGACAGATACGCGGCAACGATCGGCGACAGCCTCACCGATTACCGCAATCATCTGTACCGCGCGATGAACTACCAGCTGAGGCTTCTCGGCATGACCACGCCTCCGCCCGAGATCGCGCTGGCGTGGGCGACCCATGACATCGGCATTTGGACGGCCGGTAGCTGGGATTATCTGGAGCCGTCGGTGGCACTGGCCGAGCAGCTGGCGCCCGAGTTCGGGATCACCGATGTCGATCGCGTGAAGGCGATGGTGGCCGACCACCACAAGCTGAGGTCGGCCGACGATCTGTGGGTCGAGATGTTCCGGCTGGGCGACCGGGTCGACGCGTTCCACGGTCTGTATGCCTGGACCGGACTGGAACGTTCAGATGTGCGCGAGGTGGTGGAGGCACTGCCCTACGGCGGTTTTCACGCATTCTTATTGCGTACGGCCGGAAAGTGGACGCTGCGGCACCCACTGCGCCCCATGCCCATGCTGCGCTGGTGATTCCCGGCGCATACCGCACGCGAGTAGATCGAACGAAAGAGCCTCGCCTGGTATGCGTTCAGGATCAGGAGGCGCGCACCATGTCGACGAACAGCTCATGCACCCGGCGGTCACCGGTCACCTCGGGATGAAAAGCCGTCGCCAGCGCGCTCCCCTGCCGAACCGCGACCGGGTGCCCCTGGGCACTGGCCAACACCTCGACATCGGCGCCGACCCGCTCCACCCAGGGCGCCCGGATGAATACCGCATGCATCGCACCGTGCAGCCCGGTGAAATCAAGGTCACCCTCGAACGAATCGACCTGACGCCCGAATGCGTTGCGCCGCACCGTCATGTCGATGGCACAGAGAGCCACCGCGTCGGGGCGGGTATCCAGGATCTCGCTGGCCAGCAGAATCATCCCGGCACACGAGCCATAAACGGGCAGCCCTCCGCGCAGGCGTTCGGTGAGCGGATCCAACAGCTCGAAAACACGCAGCAGATTGCTCATCGTGGTCGACTCCCCGCCGGGGATGACCAGTCCGTCCACCTTCCCCAACTCCTCGGGACGGCGTACGCCGAGTGCCTCGGCACCCGAATCTTTCAGGGCGGCAATATGTTCCCTGACATCGCCCTGCAATGCCAGCACACCCACGAGGGGGCTCACGCCATGTTCCCTCGGGCGACAGACGCCTGCTCGGGGTTGCGCTCGATGCGGGTGAGCCCCTCCTGCACCACCGCCGCCACCATGGTTCCGTCGCGGTTGAAGATGCGGCCTTGTGTCAGCGCCCGGCCAAACCCGGCCGACGGCGATGTCTCGTCGTACAGCATCCATTCGTCGGCACGGAACGGCCGCAGAAACCACAGCGCGTGATCCAGCGAAGCCGTCTGCAGCACCGTATCCCGGTGCGGCACCTTCGAAGAGCTCAGCAGCGTCAGGTCGCTCATGTACGCCAACGCGCAGATGTGTAGCACCGGATCGTCGGGCAGGTGCTTGCGGCAGCGGAACCACACGCGCTGCTGCGCGGCCAGCCGCGGATTCCGGTCCATCAGCTCATCGGGCACGATCCGGATATCCCACTCGGCGAACTGCCGGAACAGATCACGGTTGAACGAATCCTGCTCCTGCGCGTCGGGCAGATCTTCAGGATCGGGCACCGGCGGCATCAGGTCCTGATGCTCGATGCCGGTGTCCAGCGTCTGGAACGAGGCCGACATGCTGAAGATGGCCTGCCCATCCTGAATCGCGGTGACCCGGCGGGTCACGAAGGATCGGCCGTCACGCACCCTGTCGACAAGAAACACGGTGGGCTCGTTGGGATTTCCGGGCCTCAGGAAGTACCCGTGCAATGAGTGCACCAGATACTCCGGTTCCACCGTGCGGACCGCGGAGACCAGCGACTGCCCGGCGACCTGCCCGCCGAAGGTACGACGAAGATTGCTGGGGGTCACATTGCCCCGGAAGATGTCCTTCTCTAGCTGCTCGAGAGTAAGGATCTCCTCGATATCGGCCATGCCTAGTTCTACCAGCCGCGCTCGGCGAGCCGATGCGGCTGCGCGATGTCCTCCACATTGATACCGACCATCGCCTCACCCAGGCCGCGCGACACCTTGGCAAGCACGTCCGGATCGTCGTAGAAGGTGGTGGCCTTCACGATTGCCGCGGCGCGCTGCTCGGGGTTACCGGACTTGAAGATGCCCGAGCCCACGAAAACGCCTTCGGCACCCAACTGCATCATCATCGCCGCGTCGGCCGGGGTGGCGATGCCACCGGCGGTGAACAGCGTCACCGGCAGCTTGCCGGCGCGGGCCACCTCGACCACCAGCTCGTACGGCGCTTGCAGTTCCTTTGCCGCGACGTACAATTCGTCCTCGGCAAGCGAGGTGAGCCGACGGATCTCGCCACCGATCTTGCGCATGTGAGTCGTCGCGTTGGACACATCACCGGTACCGGCTTCACCCTTGGAGCGGATCATCGCCGCGCCCTCGGTGATGCGGCGCAGCGCCTCGCCCAGGTTGGTGGCACCACACACGAACGGCACGGTGAACTTCCACTTGTCGATGTGGTTGGTGTAGTCGGCGGGTGTCAGCACCTCAGACTCATCGATGTAATCCACACCGAGGCTCTGCAGGATTTGCGCCTCGACGAAATGCCCGATGCGGGCCTTCGCCATCACCGGAATGCTGACCGCGCTGATGATGCCGTCGATCATGTCCGGATCGCTCATGCGGGACACGCCGCCCTGAGCGCGGATATCGGCGGGCACTCGCTCCAGCGCCATGACAGCCACGGCGCCGGCATCTTCGGCGATCTTCGCTTGCTCGGGGGTAACAACGTCCATGATCACGCCGCCCTTGAGCATCTCGGCCATACCGCGCTTCACGCGAGCGGTACCGGTGCCGGTCTCGGGGGACGTTCCATTGGTCGTGCTAGTCAACTGGGGGCTCCTGAATCTCGGGGTCTGCGACCAGTCTAATGCGGCCACACCAGCGATTTTGTGGCGGGAGGTGCGGCGGGGTGACTCACCCGATTTGGATCGGCGCACGCGGTGCGCCGGTGGCCACCGCATCGGCCGCAGTGGCGGCTTCACAGAGCAGTTCTCCCAGCTGAGTCGGGTACACCTGCTCCCCCGACGCGGTGAGCTCGGCGATCGCCTCGGCATCACACCAGCGGTGACCGGTGATGTAACGCTGCTCCAGATTGGTGCGCCCGTCGGTGGCCGGTTCGAACCGCTTGGTGCGATGCACGAAGAACAGTTCCTCGGACCGGATGGTGGTGCCGTTGAAGTCGAAGACCGCCACGCGCCGCCACAGCGGGCCCACCAACCGTCCGGACGGGACCGATAGTCCGGTTTCCTCCACTAGCTCGCGCACCGCACCGTCAGCGAGCTTCTCCCCCGGCAGCGTTTGTCCGCCGACGGTGAACCACCAGTGCACCGCCGGGGTGGGCGCGGCCGGATCGAAACCGCGCAGCAGCAGCACCCGGCCATCCTCATCGAGCAGGACGACCCGGGCCGAAGTCCGGAAATTGGCCAGCGCCGGGTCTTCGGTGCCCGCGCCCGGACGATCGATGATCTCGAAATATGTTGGCATCGGCGCGGTTCCACCCAGGCGCAGCCACCGCACCGGGCGCCGCACTCGCAACGCCAACGTGTCACGTACGGCATCGTTGTGAAAGCGCCGCGCGATGAGCACCCGGGTCTCGGCATCGGCGAGTTCGGCGACCAGGGCCGGGCGCAGCCGGTCAGGATCGACGGTCGACAACGCCGCGGCCAGTTGATTCTCCGCATCCTCGCGCCGGTTGCGTTCGGCACGTTCGGCTTTCGCCGCGAGTTTGATCAGGTGGTCGTCTTTGAGCGCGTCTCCCACGGCACGGGCAACAACGGCGCGCCGCGCCAGCGCGGCATCGAGCGCCTGCCAGGACAGGTCACCCCGCACGTGCAGCCGGTCAAGACGGTTGGCCACCAAATAGGCCCACAACAAACCGAGAGCGAAGAGCGTGGCCACGACGGCCATGACAATGACGGTCAACGCCGAGAAGGTCACCAACTGTC
Coding sequences within:
- the pdxS gene encoding pyridoxal 5'-phosphate synthase lyase subunit PdxS, translating into MTSTTNGTSPETGTGTARVKRGMAEMLKGGVIMDVVTPEQAKIAEDAGAVAVMALERVPADIRAQGGVSRMSDPDMIDGIISAVSIPVMAKARIGHFVEAQILQSLGVDYIDESEVLTPADYTNHIDKWKFTVPFVCGATNLGEALRRITEGAAMIRSKGEAGTGDVSNATTHMRKIGGEIRRLTSLAEDELYVAAKELQAPYELVVEVARAGKLPVTLFTAGGIATPADAAMMMQLGAEGVFVGSGIFKSGNPEQRAAAIVKATTFYDDPDVLAKVSRGLGEAMVGINVEDIAQPHRLAERGW
- a CDS encoding NUDIX hydrolase, with product MTFSALTVIVMAVVATLFALGLLWAYLVANRLDRLHVRGDLSWQALDAALARRAVVARAVGDALKDDHLIKLAAKAERAERNRREDAENQLAAALSTVDPDRLRPALVAELADAETRVLIARRFHNDAVRDTLALRVRRPVRWLRLGGTAPMPTYFEIIDRPGAGTEDPALANFRTSARVVLLDEDGRVLLLRGFDPAAPTPAVHWWFTVGGQTLPGEKLADGAVRELVEETGLSVPSGRLVGPLWRRVAVFDFNGTTIRSEELFFVHRTKRFEPATDGRTNLEQRYITGHRWCDAEAIAELTASGEQVYPTQLGELLCEAATAADAVATGAPRAPIQIG
- a CDS encoding acyl-CoA thioesterase, with the protein product MADIEEILTLEQLEKDIFRGNVTPSNLRRTFGGQVAGQSLVSAVRTVEPEYLVHSLHGYFLRPGNPNEPTVFLVDRVRDGRSFVTRRVTAIQDGQAIFSMSASFQTLDTGIEHQDLMPPVPDPEDLPDAQEQDSFNRDLFRQFAEWDIRIVPDELMDRNPRLAAQQRVWFRCRKHLPDDPVLHICALAYMSDLTLLSSSKVPHRDTVLQTASLDHALWFLRPFRADEWMLYDETSPSAGFGRALTQGRIFNRDGTMVAAVVQEGLTRIERNPEQASVARGNMA
- the pdxT gene encoding pyridoxal 5'-phosphate synthase glutaminase subunit PdxT, with amino-acid sequence MGVLALQGDVREHIAALKDSGAEALGVRRPEELGKVDGLVIPGGESTTMSNLLRVFELLDPLTERLRGGLPVYGSCAGMILLASEILDTRPDAVALCAIDMTVRRNAFGRQVDSFEGDLDFTGLHGAMHAVFIRAPWVERVGADVEVLASAQGHPVAVRQGSALATAFHPEVTGDRRVHELFVDMVRAS